In the genome of Phlebotomus papatasi isolate M1 chromosome 2, Ppap_2.1, whole genome shotgun sequence, one region contains:
- the LOC129802716 gene encoding uncharacterized protein LOC129802716: protein MADSSDLVPMHIDEDNLHLTNYTNSSDRQVAAKVERNKRYYIQMQKNSSESEYVGKREPGKNRHVTKHTLKKVVTMGRFEEFVNPVDISTVRRHNYPAIESKKMVRRTSFSSYTEFIVTGLVHFVHCSNALSMKECTRCLSDGFFTVTPIIIDEKSHFSMKRDDVCGSMT from the coding sequence ATGGCGGACTCAAGTGATTTAGTGCCGATGCATATCGATGAGGATAATTTGCATTTGACAAATTATACCAATTCATCGGATAGGCAGGTGGCGGCAAAAGTGGAGCGCAATAAACGATACTACATTCAGATGCAGAAAAATTCCTCAGAGTCTGAATATGTGGGAAAGCGCGAACCGGGAAAGAATCGCCATGTGACGAAACATACCCTTAAGAAAGTGGTGACAATGGGGCGATTTGAGGAGTTTGTCAATCCCGTGGACATCTCCACTGTACGCCGTCACAATTATCCGGCCATAGAGTCCAAGAAAATGGTGAGAAGAACCTCTTTTTCCAGTTATACAGAATTCATAGTGACAGGTTTGGTGCATTTTGTGCACTGTTCTAACGCACTTTCCATGAAAGAATGCACCAGGTGTCTCAGTGATGGCTTTTTCACTGTGACACCCATAATCATTGATGAAAAATCTCACTTCTCAATGAAACGCGACGATGTGTGTGGATCGATGACGTAA